In Pedobacter sp. SL55, the following proteins share a genomic window:
- a CDS encoding fasciclin domain-containing protein, with protein MKKLTKIVVLGVCSLSVMFASVDVAQAQNKQKTVMVGGAAIYPTKNIVENAVNSKDHTTLVAAVKAAGLVETLSSNGPFTVFAPTNAAFNKLPKGTVETLVKPENKAMLTKILTYHVLAGNYSAKDVWAAVKKGNGKATMKTVEGGNLTFWTKGKDLYVRDAKGADAKVTIADVNQSNGVIHVIDAVLMP; from the coding sequence ATGAAAAAGTTAACAAAAATTGTAGTACTGGGCGTATGCTCATTAAGTGTAATGTTCGCAAGCGTAGACGTAGCACAAGCGCAAAACAAACAAAAAACAGTAATGGTTGGAGGAGCGGCAATATACCCAACTAAAAACATCGTAGAAAATGCTGTAAACTCTAAAGACCATACCACCTTGGTTGCAGCAGTAAAAGCAGCAGGTTTAGTAGAAACTTTATCTTCTAACGGGCCATTTACCGTATTTGCACCAACTAATGCTGCTTTTAATAAATTGCCAAAAGGAACTGTAGAAACTTTAGTAAAGCCAGAAAATAAGGCAATGTTGACTAAAATTTTAACCTACCATGTATTAGCAGGTAATTACAGTGCAAAGGATGTTTGGGCCGCAGTTAAGAAAGGAAATGGTAAAGCAACCATGAAAACTGTTGAAGGTGGTAACTTAACTTTCTGGACTAAAGGAAAAGACTTATATGTAAGAGATGCAAAAGGTGCTGATGCTAAAGTTACCATTGCTGATGTAAACCAATCTAACGGCGTAATCCATGTAATTGATGCGGTGTTAATGCCATAG
- a CDS encoding VOC family protein: protein MIKGLFETHIFVEDLERSIDFYKNVLGLIKCGYNDERRVAFFWIGEPKGAMLGLWEKPKEEIDIRHFAFRCELDDVLNKSVAFLKERSLQPYNFLKDGTEKPMVFAWMPAVAIYFKDPDGHDLEFIAMLEGEGKLELGVISYEEWLKLS, encoded by the coding sequence ATGATTAAAGGATTATTTGAAACGCACATCTTTGTAGAGGATCTAGAAAGGTCTATCGATTTTTATAAAAACGTATTGGGGTTAATTAAATGCGGTTATAATGATGAGCGTAGAGTAGCTTTCTTTTGGATTGGCGAGCCCAAAGGTGCAATGTTAGGTTTGTGGGAAAAGCCAAAAGAAGAAATAGATATTCGTCATTTTGCTTTTAGATGCGAGTTAGATGATGTGCTGAATAAATCGGTAGCATTTTTAAAAGAACGCAGCCTACAGCCTTACAATTTTTTAAAAGATGGAACTGAAAAGCCGATGGTTTTTGCCTGGATGCCGGCAGTGGCCATTTACTTTAAAGATCCCGATGGACATGACTTGGAATTTATTGCTATGCTAGAAGGAGAAGGAAAACTGGAATTAGGTGTAATTAGCTATGAAGAGTGGTTGAAGCTGAGTTAA
- a CDS encoding BlaI/MecI/CopY family transcriptional regulator: protein MEIKDLTKAEEQIMQVLWQLESAFVKEVIDQLPDPKPAYNTVSTIIRILEVKGFIGHEAFGKAHKYHPLISKEEYKRHATEKLLGNYFENSVESMFSFFVKEEKLDLSDVDEILKMINKFKNKPK, encoded by the coding sequence ATGGAAATTAAAGATTTAACTAAGGCAGAAGAGCAAATTATGCAAGTTTTATGGCAATTGGAAAGCGCTTTTGTAAAGGAAGTTATCGATCAGCTGCCAGACCCAAAACCTGCATACAACACGGTTTCTACCATTATCCGCATTTTAGAAGTAAAAGGCTTTATTGGTCACGAAGCTTTTGGAAAAGCACACAAATACCATCCATTAATTTCTAAAGAAGAGTACAAAAGACATGCTACGGAAAAGCTGTTGGGCAACTATTTCGAAAACAGTGTAGAAAGTATGTTTTCTTTTTTCGTAAAAGAAGAAAAACTCGACTTGAGTGATGTTGACGAGATCTTAAAAATGATTAACAAATTTAAAAACAAACCAAAATGA
- a CDS encoding RNA polymerase sigma factor, translated as MNVQIKLSEQEIVALLLKQDEKGFNYLYDNYAGAIYGIITKVVSEKEYADEIIQDVFVKIWKNIVQFDPEKGRLYTWMINLARNTAIDYVRSKGYQNQQKNQTIPEFVNESEQYATALNVDHIGMKDILAQLKSDWRELIELAYFKGYTQQEIAERLDIPIGTIKTRTRNALIELKRLLKDYR; from the coding sequence TTGAACGTCCAGATCAAGCTATCCGAACAAGAAATTGTCGCTTTGTTATTAAAGCAAGACGAAAAAGGTTTTAATTATTTGTACGATAATTATGCTGGAGCTATATATGGTATCATTACCAAAGTAGTAAGCGAAAAGGAATATGCAGATGAAATTATACAAGATGTTTTTGTGAAAATTTGGAAAAACATTGTACAATTTGACCCTGAAAAAGGACGTTTATATACGTGGATGATTAACTTAGCAAGAAATACAGCTATAGATTACGTACGTTCTAAAGGCTATCAAAACCAACAAAAAAACCAAACCATTCCAGAATTCGTAAATGAAAGCGAGCAGTATGCTACAGCATTAAATGTTGACCATATTGGAATGAAAGATATATTAGCTCAATTAAAGTCTGATTGGCGAGAATTGATTGAATTAGCCTACTTTAAGGGATATACGCAGCAAGAAATTGCCGAAAGGCTTGATATCCCTATTGGCACAATTAAAACTAGAACCAGAAATGCGTTAATTGAGTTGAAAAGATTGTTAAAAGACTACCGATAA
- a CDS encoding energy transducer TonB: MKKTIVIVLIMLLGISFSKAQTMPTAEDKIYSFVAMENPPKFPGGMAAFYKFLGENMKYPEQAKKTNVQGTVFVSFIIEKDGSVSNVKTVRGLGAGTDQEAERVLGLSPKWAAGTKEGKPVRVKYNIPVKFTNSAKK; encoded by the coding sequence ATGAAAAAAACAATAGTAATAGTATTAATAATGCTGCTAGGAATTAGCTTTAGTAAAGCACAAACAATGCCTACCGCCGAAGATAAAATTTACTCTTTTGTAGCGATGGAAAACCCACCAAAATTTCCGGGTGGAATGGCCGCATTTTACAAGTTTTTGGGCGAAAACATGAAATACCCCGAACAAGCTAAAAAAACAAATGTGCAAGGAACCGTTTTTGTTTCTTTTATTATAGAAAAAGATGGCTCGGTTAGCAACGTTAAAACCGTTAGAGGACTGGGTGCAGGCACAGACCAAGAAGCAGAAAGAGTTTTAGGCTTAAGTCCTAAATGGGCAGCGGGAACAAAAGAAGGAAAACCAGTTAGAGTAAAATACAATATCCCTGTAAAGTTTACCAATAGTGCTAAAAAATAA
- the typA gene encoding translational GTPase TypA, producing the protein MQKIRNIAIIAHVDHGKTTTVDKILHACSIFRDNEQTGDLILDNNDLERERGITIVSKNVSVKYKDVKINIIDTPGHADFGGEVERVLKMADGVLLLCDAFEGAMPQTRFVTQKALALGLKPIVVVNKVDKENCRPEEVYEQIFELFFNLEATEEQLDFPVIYGSSKNGWMSTDYTKPTDNFFPLLDAIVEHIPAAPINDGTLQMQITSLDYSSFVGRIAIGRVHRGTIKENQPVTLIKRDGKLVKSRVKELYTFEGLGKVRTTEVKSGDICAVVGIDGFDIGDTIADFEAPEQLPVISIDEPTMNMLFTINNSPFFGKEGKLVTSQRIKDRLMKEMEKNLALKVVETQGADSWLVYGRGILHLSVLIETMRREGYELQVGQPQVIVKEIDGKKHEPVETLIVDVPGDVAGKVIELVTQRKGELLIMEPKGDLQHLEFEIPSRGIIGLRNNVLTATAGEAIMAHRFKAYEPWKGTIPGRLNGVLISMDKGTTTAYSIDKLQDRGRFFVDPGVDIYEGQILGEHIRDNDLVINIVKGKALTNMRASGTDDNTRIAPAIKFSLEECMEYIQADEYIEVTPASIRLRKIFLTENERKIKGKQFQS; encoded by the coding sequence ATGCAAAAGATAAGAAACATAGCTATTATAGCCCACGTAGACCATGGTAAAACCACTACGGTAGACAAAATTTTACATGCCTGTTCTATTTTTCGTGATAACGAGCAAACTGGAGATTTAATTCTAGATAACAATGATTTAGAGCGTGAGCGTGGTATTACCATCGTGTCTAAAAACGTTTCGGTAAAATATAAAGATGTTAAAATTAACATTATCGATACTCCTGGTCACGCCGATTTTGGTGGCGAGGTAGAGCGTGTATTGAAAATGGCTGATGGCGTGCTTTTACTTTGTGATGCTTTTGAAGGTGCCATGCCGCAAACGCGTTTCGTAACGCAAAAAGCTTTGGCTTTAGGCTTAAAACCAATTGTGGTTGTAAACAAAGTTGATAAAGAAAACTGTCGCCCAGAGGAAGTTTACGAGCAAATTTTTGAGTTGTTCTTTAACTTAGAAGCTACAGAAGAGCAGTTAGATTTCCCTGTAATTTACGGTTCGTCTAAAAACGGTTGGATGAGCACTGATTATACCAAACCAACTGATAACTTTTTCCCATTGTTAGACGCTATTGTAGAGCATATTCCAGCAGCGCCAATTAACGATGGTACTTTACAAATGCAAATTACTTCGTTAGATTATTCTTCTTTCGTAGGTCGTATTGCAATTGGACGTGTACACAGAGGCACAATTAAAGAAAACCAACCAGTAACGTTAATTAAACGTGATGGTAAATTGGTTAAATCTAGAGTAAAAGAATTATACACTTTTGAAGGTTTAGGTAAAGTTAGAACTACAGAAGTTAAATCTGGAGATATTTGCGCTGTTGTTGGTATTGATGGGTTTGATATTGGCGATACCATTGCTGATTTTGAGGCACCAGAACAATTACCGGTAATTAGCATTGATGAGCCAACAATGAATATGTTGTTTACTATCAATAACTCGCCTTTCTTTGGTAAAGAAGGTAAGTTGGTTACCTCTCAACGTATCAAAGATCGTTTGATGAAAGAGATGGAGAAAAACTTGGCGTTGAAAGTTGTGGAAACTCAAGGCGCAGATTCATGGTTGGTTTACGGCCGCGGTATTCTTCACTTATCTGTATTAATCGAAACTATGCGTCGTGAAGGTTACGAATTGCAGGTAGGTCAACCTCAGGTAATTGTGAAAGAAATTGATGGTAAAAAACACGAGCCAGTTGAAACTTTAATTGTAGATGTACCTGGCGATGTTGCTGGTAAAGTAATTGAATTGGTAACGCAACGTAAAGGCGAGTTGTTAATTATGGAGCCAAAAGGCGATTTACAACACTTAGAATTCGAAATCCCATCTCGTGGTATCATCGGTTTACGTAACAACGTATTAACTGCTACTGCTGGTGAGGCGATTATGGCACACCGTTTTAAAGCTTACGAGCCTTGGAAGGGCACTATTCCTGGTCGTTTAAATGGCGTGTTGATCTCTATGGATAAAGGTACAACCACTGCTTATTCTATTGATAAATTACAAGATAGAGGTCGTTTCTTCGTAGATCCGGGTGTAGATATTTATGAAGGACAGATTTTGGGCGAGCACATTCGTGATAACGACTTGGTAATTAACATTGTTAAGGGAAAAGCGTTAACCAACATGCGTGCTTCTGGTACAGATGATAATACCCGTATTGCGCCTGCAATTAAATTCTCATTAGAAGAATGTATGGAATATATCCAAGCCGACGAGTATATTGAGGTTACGCCTGCAAGTATCCGTTTACGTAAAATCTTTTTAACAGAGAATGAGCGCAAAATAAAAGGCAAGCAATTTCAATCTTAG
- a CDS encoding M28 family metallopeptidase, with product MIKKFTIGALAIAFSMSTMQTWAQEPVNADAVQKIRKEGLENSKVMDIAFQITDVIGPRLANSPGIKKGRDWAVKYFTDLGLKNAKQETWGDFGKGWSVERYYAATTAPFYRPIIGYPKAWTPGTNGPIKSEVVLIKADTVTDLEKYKGKLAGKIVVIESVMVQPLKNSYTPDVTRHTDEKLAEMAAAEPAAPGQGRGGRGGNNQMAMMMRMRQNRVAINEMLLQEKVGLILTYARGNYGTFFTSNGASYAMDAKPVNPELEVSAEDFLHILRLLRAGQKVEVEAEVKTTFYADDAKGYNVIAEIPGTDKKLKDEIVMLGAHFDSWHSGTGATDNAAGSIVMIEVMRILKAIDFKPKRTIRIALWDAEEQGLYGSRGYVKKHFADPTKMELLPEHHKLSAYYNLDNGTGAVRGIYLQGNAAARDIFQAWLNPFADLGAKTVTINNTGGTDHQAYDAVGLPGFQFIQDPMDYNTRTHHTNQDTYDRLVEDDLKKSATIIASFVYHTSERAQKIPRKELPKPVAPRN from the coding sequence ATGATAAAGAAATTTACCATTGGCGCATTAGCCATCGCATTTTCTATGAGTACAATGCAAACTTGGGCACAAGAACCAGTTAATGCAGATGCGGTACAGAAAATTAGAAAAGAAGGATTAGAAAACTCGAAAGTAATGGACATTGCTTTCCAAATTACAGATGTAATTGGCCCTCGTTTAGCCAATTCTCCAGGTATAAAAAAGGGAAGAGACTGGGCTGTAAAATACTTTACCGACTTGGGTTTAAAAAATGCCAAACAAGAAACTTGGGGCGATTTTGGTAAAGGCTGGTCGGTAGAAAGATACTATGCCGCTACTACCGCACCATTTTACAGACCCATTATTGGTTACCCTAAAGCTTGGACACCAGGCACCAACGGCCCAATTAAATCTGAAGTGGTTTTAATTAAAGCAGATACTGTAACCGATTTAGAAAAATACAAAGGCAAATTAGCTGGTAAAATTGTGGTAATCGAATCGGTTATGGTGCAACCATTAAAAAATTCGTACACACCAGATGTTACCCGCCACACTGATGAAAAACTAGCAGAAATGGCTGCGGCAGAACCTGCGGCTCCGGGGCAAGGCAGAGGTGGACGTGGTGGCAACAACCAAATGGCCATGATGATGCGTATGCGTCAAAACAGAGTTGCCATTAACGAGATGTTATTACAAGAAAAAGTAGGCTTAATTTTAACTTACGCTCGTGGTAACTACGGCACTTTCTTTACCAGCAATGGTGCTTCTTATGCAATGGATGCCAAACCAGTTAATCCTGAATTGGAAGTATCGGCAGAAGATTTCTTGCATATTTTACGTTTACTGCGTGCTGGGCAAAAAGTAGAAGTAGAGGCAGAAGTAAAAACTACTTTCTACGCTGACGACGCCAAGGGATATAATGTAATTGCCGAAATTCCGGGTACAGATAAAAAATTGAAAGATGAAATTGTAATGTTAGGGGCGCACTTCGATTCGTGGCACTCTGGAACTGGGGCAACAGATAATGCTGCTGGTTCTATTGTAATGATTGAGGTAATGCGTATTTTAAAAGCTATTGATTTTAAACCGAAAAGGACCATCAGAATTGCACTTTGGGATGCCGAAGAACAAGGGCTATACGGCTCAAGAGGCTACGTGAAGAAACATTTTGCAGACCCTACCAAGATGGAGTTGTTACCAGAGCACCACAAATTAAGCGCTTACTACAACTTAGATAACGGAACTGGTGCCGTTCGCGGTATTTATTTACAAGGCAATGCGGCAGCTAGAGATATTTTCCAAGCTTGGTTAAACCCATTTGCAGATTTAGGCGCCAAAACCGTAACCATTAACAACACTGGCGGTACCGACCACCAAGCTTACGATGCCGTTGGCTTGCCAGGTTTCCAGTTTATCCAAGATCCAATGGATTACAATACCCGTACGCATCACACTAACCAAGATACTTACGATAGATTGGTAGAAGATGATTTGAAGAAATCGGCAACCATCATCGCTTCGTTTGTATATCACACTTCTGAGCGTGCCCAAAAAATACCTCGTAAAGAATTACCTAAGCCAGTGGCTCCTCGTAACTAG
- a CDS encoding M56 family metallopeptidase, whose amino-acid sequence MSWSHYLLQVNIYLVVFYAFYRLLLAKETYFILNRIYLVGSGLFALTIPFMKIDWFSKQEVSQQIYVQVEQINQFMVATSTSTDNEQQFSWAALVVLVYLLGVAFFLIRFTLQLVAVKKMFKGIKSGLAFSFWNKKVVAENLPEAATVNHHEDIHIKQLHTLDVVFFELLAIITWFNPIVYLYKETIKNIHEYLADQAAAEFQGDKEAYSMLLLNQAFGVNVNSLTNGFFKKSMIKKEFLCCTKKDQEKRQSSNMVLLCRYLPQHYCCLRQLLKKMSRFWP is encoded by the coding sequence ATGAGTTGGTCGCACTATTTATTACAGGTTAACATTTATTTGGTTGTATTTTACGCCTTTTATAGGCTTTTACTAGCCAAAGAAACCTATTTTATTTTAAACAGGATTTATCTAGTTGGCTCTGGGCTTTTTGCCTTAACTATTCCATTTATGAAAATAGATTGGTTTAGCAAACAAGAGGTAAGTCAGCAGATTTATGTGCAGGTTGAGCAAATTAATCAGTTTATGGTAGCTACCAGCACAAGTACCGATAATGAGCAACAGTTTAGCTGGGCAGCATTGGTTGTATTGGTGTACTTACTGGGCGTAGCATTTTTTCTTATCCGATTTACGCTACAGCTAGTGGCCGTTAAAAAAATGTTTAAAGGCATTAAAAGTGGTTTAGCTTTTTCGTTTTGGAACAAGAAAGTAGTTGCCGAAAATTTACCAGAAGCAGCCACAGTAAACCATCACGAAGACATCCACATTAAGCAGCTACATACGCTAGATGTTGTTTTCTTTGAGCTCTTAGCCATTATTACTTGGTTTAACCCCATCGTTTATTTATACAAAGAAACCATTAAAAACATTCACGAGTATTTAGCCGACCAAGCTGCAGCCGAATTTCAAGGTGACAAGGAGGCCTACTCTATGCTTTTGCTAAATCAAGCTTTTGGTGTAAATGTAAATTCGTTAACCAACGGTTTCTTTAAAAAATCAATGATTAAAAAAGAATTTTTATGTTGTACAAAGAAAGATCAAGAAAAACGGCAATCATCAAATATGGTGTTGTTGTGCCGTTATTTGCCGCAGCACTATTGCTGTCTTCGGCAACTGTTAAAGAAAATGAGCAGATTTTGGCCGTAG
- a CDS encoding MBL fold metallo-hydrolase RNA specificity domain-containing protein, with product MKISFHGAARNVTGSKHLITLNNGTKILLDCGMFQGMGQETEELNENFGFNPAEVDLLVLSHAHIDHSGLIPRLVAQGFKGKIYGTSATRELAKILLLDSAKIQAGDLKYKNKKLAKRGLPLEEALYEEADALKAISLFEVVPYHKEIVIAEGVTLQFFDAGHIIGSASVYLQITENGNTTSLSFSGDVGQYGDLLLRAPQPFPQADYILLESTYGDKLHKDAQPTAKALLDVVVKTCVEKKGKVIIPAFSVGRTQEILHVLSNLDLEDRLPKVNVYVDSPLSAKATAIVENHAEGFNNEVLDIMKIDDNPFDFEHLHYVESAEESIALNANPEPCIIISASGMAEAGRVKHHIKNCIGHAKNTILLVGYCEPNSLGGRLKNGAKEVGIFGDRFEVQAEVQSIQSMSAHGDYNDLLQFLSGQDASKVKKIFLVHGEYEVQQVFKEKLHAAGFANVEIPDRHQAFELSF from the coding sequence ATGAAAATATCTTTTCACGGCGCTGCTAGAAACGTTACCGGAAGTAAACACCTAATTACGCTCAATAACGGAACAAAAATTTTGTTAGACTGCGGCATGTTCCAAGGAATGGGACAGGAGACGGAAGAACTTAACGAAAATTTCGGTTTTAATCCTGCAGAAGTAGATTTACTAGTGCTTTCTCATGCGCATATTGATCATAGCGGTTTAATTCCACGTTTGGTTGCGCAAGGCTTTAAAGGAAAGATTTATGGAACATCGGCCACTAGAGAATTGGCAAAAATTTTACTGTTAGATTCTGCCAAAATTCAGGCTGGAGATTTAAAATATAAAAATAAGAAATTAGCTAAACGAGGCTTGCCCTTAGAAGAGGCACTTTACGAAGAGGCCGATGCACTAAAAGCGATTAGTCTTTTTGAGGTGGTGCCTTACCATAAGGAAATTGTAATTGCCGAGGGTGTTACGCTTCAATTTTTTGATGCTGGGCATATCATAGGCAGTGCATCGGTGTATTTGCAGATTACCGAAAATGGGAATACAACGAGTTTGAGCTTTAGTGGTGATGTTGGTCAGTATGGAGACTTGTTGTTACGAGCACCACAGCCTTTTCCGCAGGCAGATTATATTTTGCTAGAATCTACGTACGGAGATAAGCTACACAAAGATGCCCAACCTACGGCAAAGGCTCTGCTAGATGTGGTAGTTAAAACCTGCGTAGAGAAGAAAGGAAAAGTGATTATCCCTGCTTTTAGCGTGGGAAGAACGCAGGAAATTCTACATGTGCTCAGCAATTTAGACTTAGAAGATCGTTTGCCAAAAGTAAATGTTTATGTTGATAGTCCACTCTCGGCCAAGGCCACTGCCATTGTAGAAAACCACGCAGAAGGTTTTAATAACGAAGTTTTGGATATCATGAAGATTGATGACAACCCTTTTGATTTTGAACACTTACATTACGTAGAAAGTGCCGAAGAGTCTATTGCCCTTAATGCCAACCCAGAACCTTGTATCATTATATCTGCCTCTGGTATGGCCGAAGCTGGTAGGGTAAAACACCATATCAAAAATTGTATCGGCCATGCTAAAAATACTATTTTATTGGTGGGTTATTGCGAACCAAATTCTTTGGGTGGCAGGCTAAAGAATGGAGCTAAAGAAGTGGGCATTTTTGGCGATAGATTTGAGGTGCAGGCTGAGGTGCAGAGTATACAATCTATGAGTGCGCATGGCGATTATAATGATTTGCTACAGTTTCTCTCTGGCCAAGATGCCAGCAAAGTGAAGAAAATATTTTTGGTACACGGCGAGTATGAGGTGCAACAAGTTTTTAAGGAAAAACTTCACGCCGCTGGTTTTGCAAATGTAGAGATACCTGATAGGCACCAAGCTTTTGAATTGTCTTTTTGA
- a CDS encoding carbonic anhydrase family protein, with the protein MELKHQITPMAVLAAMLFACNSSNQTENHSNNALQTNEAKQIVSHVMTKEEQEKLTPDAVLKEFIDGNKRFQSGQTTIRDHSEQARKSAPGQFPKAVVLSCLDSRVPVEDVFDQGLGDIFVGRVAGNFVNEDLLGSMEFACKVAGAKLILVMGHQHCGAVKGAIDDVKLGNITAMLTKIKPAVAMSQDFIGQKTSKNDEFVKHVSENNIKHAIQQIHEKSPILKEMESKGEIKIVGAFYRLTDGTLEFIK; encoded by the coding sequence ATGGAACTTAAACATCAAATTACCCCGATGGCTGTATTGGCAGCAATGCTGTTTGCGTGTAATAGCAGTAACCAAACAGAAAACCATAGTAACAATGCATTACAAACAAACGAGGCAAAACAAATAGTTTCTCATGTAATGACAAAAGAAGAGCAAGAAAAGCTTACACCCGATGCCGTTTTGAAGGAATTTATTGATGGCAATAAACGTTTTCAAAGCGGGCAAACCACCATTAGAGACCACAGCGAGCAAGCCAGAAAATCTGCTCCAGGGCAGTTCCCAAAAGCAGTTGTGTTAAGCTGTCTTGATAGCCGGGTACCTGTTGAAGATGTTTTTGACCAAGGTCTTGGCGATATTTTTGTGGGTCGTGTTGCCGGAAATTTTGTTAACGAAGACCTTTTAGGCAGTATGGAATTTGCTTGCAAAGTTGCAGGAGCAAAACTAATCTTAGTAATGGGACACCAACATTGTGGTGCCGTAAAAGGCGCAATAGACGATGTTAAACTAGGAAACATTACCGCTATGTTGACGAAAATAAAGCCGGCCGTAGCCATGAGCCAAGATTTTATCGGACAAAAAACATCAAAGAATGATGAATTTGTAAAACATGTTTCAGAAAACAACATCAAACACGCTATCCAACAAATTCACGAAAAAAGCCCCATACTTAAAGAAATGGAAAGCAAAGGCGAAATTAAAATTGTTGGTGCCTTTTACAGGTTAACAGACGGCACGCTTGAATTCATCAAATAA
- a CDS encoding energy transducer TonB yields the protein MSKFYQFLGETIKYPEEAKKEEIQGVVFVSFTVEKDGSLMDIKIDRKLGYGADEEAVRVLKLSRKWNPGLMDGKPVRVKYNLPIRFNLNNKGTATKSKILGERVDTNSFLKGSTFLTDKTPLYILDGKPYEKDIKELDPKEIESITVLKDASTLALYGEKAVHGVIIIVTKKAPKAITISPAKN from the coding sequence ATGAGCAAATTTTATCAATTTTTAGGCGAAACGATTAAATATCCTGAAGAAGCTAAGAAAGAAGAGATTCAAGGCGTTGTGTTTGTTTCGTTTACTGTAGAAAAAGATGGCTCGCTAATGGATATTAAGATAGATCGAAAACTTGGCTATGGCGCAGACGAGGAAGCGGTAAGAGTATTGAAATTAAGCAGAAAATGGAATCCCGGGCTAATGGATGGGAAACCGGTAAGAGTAAAATATAACTTACCCATTAGGTTTAACTTAAACAATAAAGGCACGGCAACTAAAAGCAAAATACTAGGCGAACGTGTGGATACCAACAGCTTTTTAAAGGGATCTACTTTCCTTACGGATAAAACCCCGCTTTATATTTTAGATGGCAAACCTTACGAAAAAGACATCAAAGAATTAGACCCTAAAGAAATCGAATCGATAACTGTACTTAAAGATGCCAGCACATTGGCCTTATATGGCGAAAAAGCGGTACACGGGGTTATTATCATTGTTACTAAAAAAGCTCCAAAGGCAATTACTATAAGCCCTGCTAAAAATTAA
- the bla gene encoding subclass B1 metallo-beta-lactamase, whose amino-acid sequence MNTTAQFLITVCLLFCIVNCGSQKVERFFPKIVYKTNDLTVTQISDNAFEHTSYLQTNDFGKVPCNGLIAKDGNETIIFDTPTNDKGAEELIKWITEKLNCKINAVIPTHFHDDCLGGLKAFHENGIPSYAYFKTIAFAKAKNFTVPQNSFNKSLNLKLGAKHVTVKFFGEGHTRDNVIGYFPSEQLMFGGCLIKEIDATKGFLGDANVSAWPTTVEKIRKEYPKVQIIVPGHGERGDKKLLDYTIRLFEKQ is encoded by the coding sequence ATGAATACTACTGCGCAATTCTTAATTACCGTCTGTTTGCTTTTTTGCATTGTTAATTGTGGTTCGCAAAAAGTCGAAAGGTTTTTTCCGAAAATTGTCTACAAAACCAATGATTTAACAGTAACTCAAATTTCAGACAATGCTTTTGAACACACCTCCTACCTCCAAACCAACGATTTTGGAAAGGTTCCCTGCAATGGGCTAATTGCTAAAGATGGCAATGAAACCATTATTTTCGATACACCCACTAACGATAAAGGCGCAGAGGAATTGATCAAGTGGATTACGGAAAAACTAAACTGTAAAATCAATGCGGTTATACCAACTCATTTCCATGATGATTGCTTGGGTGGTTTAAAAGCTTTCCATGAAAATGGTATTCCATCTTACGCCTATTTTAAAACTATTGCTTTTGCTAAAGCGAAAAACTTTACGGTTCCTCAAAATAGCTTCAACAAATCGCTCAATCTTAAACTGGGCGCAAAGCATGTTACCGTAAAATTCTTTGGAGAAGGCCATACTAGAGACAATGTAATAGGTTATTTTCCTAGCGAACAGTTAATGTTTGGCGGCTGCTTAATCAAAGAGATAGATGCCACAAAAGGCTTTCTCGGCGATGCCAATGTTTCTGCCTGGCCAACAACTGTAGAAAAAATAAGAAAGGAATATCCAAAAGTTCAAATCATTGTTCCGGGCCATGGCGAACGAGGCGATAAAAAATTGTTGGACTACACCATCCGCTTATTCGAGAAACAGTAA